Proteins from one Cicer arietinum cultivar CDC Frontier isolate Library 1 chromosome 3, Cicar.CDCFrontier_v2.0, whole genome shotgun sequence genomic window:
- the LOC140919790 gene encoding uncharacterized protein: protein MVSQSETKSIFTNYITSPLSVEKLNESSYNSWAADIKLWLRGQCYEDHLTQNPEKVSVTETSKWSQIDAQLCSVIKSTLHPNVKPIFRPHLTCESVWSQAKAFYTNDTQRLYGVCHRLLNIITPKTLDGSIFAYLGTVHIALHDFNELLPSAASNPVEQKNELDQRNTLFMLLALYGLPHEYSATRDQILGSVTVLNMSTTSAVLLRVPAKHPVQHSITSVLGDTIALASQGHNQHRSREGPSNSKPRPKCEHCNRLGHTIDRCWKLHGKPSPWINSHLNSSSPTSVAHTGNSFVYLSHSSSLGPWVLVTSANGTQTQSQGVGTVHILPSISIAYVLYVPG from the exons attgaatgaatCAAGTTATAATAGTTGGGCTGCCGACATCAAACTATGGCTACGTGGTCAATGTTACGAGGACCATCTCACTCAAAACCCTGAAAAGGTGAGTGTGACTGAAACATCCAAATGGAGTCAGATTGATGCTCAATTGTGTAGTGTCATTAAGTCTACACTTCATCCAAATGTTAAACCGATTTTCCGTCCGCATCTCACGTGTGAATCGGTTTGGAGTCAAGCAAAGGCATTCTATACTAACGACACACAACGTCTCTATGGAGTTTGTCACCGCTTGTTGAATATCATTACTCCGAAGACACTCGATGGCTCTATTTTTGCATATCTTGGCACCGTTCATATTGCACTTCATGACTTTAATGAGCTTCTCCCTTCTGCTGCAAGTAATCCAGTTGAACAGAAGAATGAGTTGGATCAACGCAACACCTTATTCATGCTTCTTGCACTCTATGGTCTACCCCATGAGTACTCTGCAACTCGTGATCAAATTTTGGGGTCTGTTACTGTTCTGAATATGTCTACTACCTCAGCGGTCCTCCTTCGAGTACCAGCAAAACATCCAGTTCAACATTCTATTACTTCAGTTCTGGGTGACACTATTGCCCTTGCATCTCAGGGACATAATCAACATCGTTCTCGTGAAGGACCATCCAACTCTAAGCCTCGTCCCAAATGTGAGCATTGTAATCGGCTTGGACACACTATTGATCGCTGTTGGAAGTTGCATGGTAAGCCTTCGCCTTGGATAAAT AGTCATCTGAACTCTAGTTCTCCTACTTCGGTTGCACACACTGGTAACTCATTTGTTTACCTCTCTCACTCATCTTCTCTCGGCCCTTGGGTTCTTGTAACTTCTGCTAATGGTACTCAAACTCAGTCTCAAGGAGTTGGCACTGTCCACATTCTCCCTTCCATCTCAATTGCATATGTTCTCTATGTACCTGGATGA